Below is a genomic region from Henckelia pumila isolate YLH828 chromosome 3, ASM3356847v2, whole genome shotgun sequence.
AAGTTACATAAAAACTCCCATTGAAACTCAGCCCATAAATTCTTGCTTTTAACCTTATTGAATATTCATTGAGCCAACAGATCTACCTGTctctaaaaatttttgttttgtcgACTGAATGGCCTTCACACCACGCAAGCAAAAACATGACATAAAACAGAATAATACAGGTCATCATTAGAAACGCCACTAGAACAGTTGCAGATTAATATGGACAGCAACTTGAAAATAGAGATTAGTGGAAGAGACATATGCCCTTCGACCTCTTTTTCTTAGAATTCTAGTTTAACCATCCCACACAAATAATCCCACCAATCAAATTCCTAATTCGTCTCATGCAAGCCACCGGCAATTTACTTTGAACTCTGCTTCTCCCCCTTTTTCCGAATACAAAATACTGATCACTAAAAAACTATTTCACGAACCATAAAAGTTTAAAACCAACTGAATTCCCAACCTTCACATATCTTGTGCATCAATTAAAAAAGAAGGACCTACGAGGTTATGATACCCGGCAAGCTTAGCCATGGTGGTGCTCTCTCCGCCCGGTATAATAAGCGCGCTCACATCTTGCAGCTGCTCCGCCTTCCTTACCTCCACTCCAATCACACCCAACCTTTTCAAAGCTGCATCATCGAATCCACACAAAACAATCACGGACCCGTTTGCATGGATATGCATGCTGAATAAATACATACCCTTGAAATGGTCCAAAAGTAAGCTAATACAACATACAAAAGCAAAAATAAAGCTGTGTCCAaccaaaaatttcattttaaagCAGCTATATTCTAAAATAGTGCAATTTCTGCACAAAATATAACATTCATGTCCAACCCACTTGCTTCAAATCTTTTAGaatattctcgaaatattcATTTTACTTTACTTTtttatattactttttattatttataaacatatatatatatttatacatttgcattaattaattatattacatttaatttttattatattaatattataatattaataattacaataatattactaaaatgataaatatattaatttcgtattattataataatatattataagatattaaacataaattactccaaataatgaaataaattatacatctaattacttttaaaattattaaatgtttttaattattataacacaaaataattatttttaaaataatacctTAATTACAATTCATTATTAATATTACAAATTAGTGTTTCataactatttttatttttattaatttaattttttttgcattatataaataagaaaaaacaataaaaaaattttaaaaaaaatagttgcTCCCTGCGTCAAATTTGACGCAGGGAGAAAATCCATGGATGCTACTTTAAAGTAGCGTCCATGGGTTGGAGGAACCCCCTGCGTGAGACgctaaatcaaaaaaaaaaaaaaaaaaagagtggtgTCCCAAGTACGAAAACATGCCTGCGATGTGTTCGTTGAAAGATCCCTGTAGAGCTAGCACGCCAACAGTCATGGCGCCAAACCGCACAAATGCGTCTGTTCAGTGATGAGCTCGAGACTCCTGCGATGAAGAATCGTGTCTGCCTTTGCTTCACTGAAAATAATGATAAATGGTTTACAAATTTGTTAAATTGGGTATTGGGCTGGACTTATTTTTGGGCCAACTTGTATTTAGTGTCCGTAAATCAGGCCCCAACCTGGTCAGAAAGGACCACAATTAGTCGGGTTGCTCGAGACCCGACCTATAATcagattttgaaaaaatatatatatctttataattaattgaatttatcatttgataaataaatataatttttcaaaaaaatcctaataaaattcataattcTTGATTTGACGCTTGTATTTATCGGACAAAGCAATTGACCAAAAGAAAAATTCACAAATTCCACCGTAAAAATGCATATATCACCCACCACCATAATACTAAAATATTAACCAAAAGAATGATTAATAAGTTTCTCAATTCACGGGTCAacataaacaactcaaaaaaaaacaaataaacaaacaaacaaaacaacacaacaacaacaacaacaacaactcttaaaaaaaaaaagggtgcCCAAGGGCCCCACACAGAGCCGCTCCAAGCCCCGACGTGAAGGGAGGTAAATTAGGGTTATGCCTGGCCAGGTAAGTACCCAGGGAGAGGAAGGCTCGCAAGCGCGATAAACAAGGCCAAATACACATTTTACGGGATTCGAACACTCGTCACCTTCTTTTTCACCAAAGTCTTTGTCAGTCCAGTTGTGCCCCTGGgggcaacaacaacaacaacaactctTAGATCCTCATTCGAGCGGTCAAGTCCGCTTGGATCTCTAACATCCATGTAATGGGTCAACCTATTTAGACAACTTCTAAaagttaataaaatttcaacgtGATGTATCTAATTGTTTGCTCGTACTACAAATACAATCTTAATTAATCGAAATTTCAACTTAATCCACTTATTTGGTCAGGCAAGTCAATCCGACAAACTCAATCTTAATTAGGCGCGTTTTGAGTTGACCCGTATAATaggtgagttgacttgtacatggtgggcacagaGTTGGACATAGTTGGTGGGCAGCCAAAGGCGGAGGTATGTAGGGGCAAAGGTGGGCTCTTGCCCAACAGAATTTTTTGGCTCAAGTGTTTTGTAATTAAAGCTCAATACTAAAGATTTCTAATTATTTACAATTTTTGTCAAATAAATCAACTTAAttccttgattttttttttaaatataaatgaaaGGTGCTCAACTCTCTGATCCAACAATTCTTTCTTCCCAATCTTCTTGTATTTATTTCGATTTAACCACTATTTGTTGCTTGTGTTTTTAATAtacgaaaataaaaatttttgtctcactatattttgtgatataaattttaagtgAAGTTGTCGAACGAAGAGCCAATATTTGAATTgtgattattttgaataaattaggTATTGTATTTCATatccaaaataaatttatcatcttttatttttactatttatttaaattataaatttaaaatttataagtaTTAAAATGGATTTGGAGTTATTTatctgaaaaaaatataatataagatGTCATAACCTCAAATCTTATATGCATGAAAAAATCTTTATATTTTACTGAAATCGTGCTATTTAgtatttttagatttatatATTGACCATATTCAAATGTAATGTgctgcatattttttttttgcattcatacctatgttatgaaaaacaaattgcccaccaaattaaaattttttagctACGCCAtgtgggcagcatagcaaaacacacacacacatatatatatatatatatatatatatatatatatatatatatatatatatatattctcacAAGATAACTACTATTCATTAATtgaaatgaatatttttttaaaaaaaataaatttataaagtGATTGTCTAATGTCTGGATTAAATAAATCGGGGATAATCAGTAAGCATTGTTTGACAAATGGGCGAAAAGGGTCACTTATGGATGTCCGAATTTGAAAGTGGGTTTAAATCGCAGAAGAACcgagttcaaattttttttattttttttaaaaatcaaatttctgaAACTTCAAGTCTTCAACATTGGCCCATTTTTCCCTCTCAATCCTTTTCGATCTCATGCATTAAAATtcattcccgagtttctttattTCTGTTTCTGAAGTTTGATGTATCACAAGAATATGATAAAGGTGATGGAGGGCTTTAAAATTTGAATCAGAATTCGGATTGGGATTCGAATTTTCGGCTCTTCTTCCCTTGTTCTGATATATCTTTCCGTACaagttcattttttttttctgtggcACCTTGAAAATCAGATCTTCTGTAGATTTCCGAGCTGGGTTTTTTTGTTCATGTTGTTGAGCATCATCGCAAGACAGGTAATGCATGCAATTGTTTAAAATGTTCAGCTTTTTTGTCGAATGGGTCCTTTGTATCTATTTTTCAttctattaattttatattataacttCCGTTGTGTTATCTTATGATTTTGAATGCGATTCTTTTGACCTTTCTTGAAATTACCCCACAATTGAAAACTTATCTAAAACCAATTGTGTATATTATTACCAAATTTTCGTTATTTGAACAGTAACAGCTCCgtcttgaataaaaaaaaaatgctcataatattttattttattttttgttgggTCTTCTCTTGTTGGGCGAAAAGGTCAAGACATTTTCCGGAGATGTCACCTCCGAATTGTGATGGTATCGAGTTGATTAACTGTTTCTTTCACTTTGCTTAAAGGTCTCTGGAATGTCAAAGTTGATCAGGCTGCTGAAGCCGACATTCAAGCATTCAAGGCCGTcgttaactttttttttttttagtacaaaTTGCATCGAATATCGAAATTACATCATATTGCAACACTAAAGAGTGAAATTTGCCCGTACAACTGAAGCCGTCCTTAACTTTGTTTCTCATTTCAGGTGCATAAAATTCTACTTCTGTGTGTTTTGGCATGTGATTGAGGCATCGAGCTTTCAGAGTTAAATTGCAATAAAACTTTGCACTTAATAGCTTCCAAAATCCACTGATATGGTGTTATTCTTTCTATTGGGTTTTGAGGGACCATGCTGGTCTTAATTTGATTTGTTGTTTTCTTCGTTCAGGACTAAGGATTCTGGTCTGTTAGTGTTTTGTGAATTGAAATGATTGGTTAGGACTTTAGCCTTGTGATGTTTGTTAAGAGGGAGAAGATGGAGAAAATAACAGCAATGGGTTGCTGTGGCTGGTTTGGTTTTAGCTTTGCaaaaaaatccaacaaaattAGGGGATTGGGTGATAGCACCTCATgcgagttcttattggataaagaGTTGGAAGATGAGGATGATAGTTTTTCTAACAGAGATGTGACTGATCATGGGAATGTGGAAGACTGTGATTTCCAAAGCCCTACCAAACGAGCCGAGGAGAATCTCAGGTATTGGCAGCATGGATTCATTTGCAGGGAATTCCCTGTGAAGGAAACCCACGGTGTCCTTCGGTCAGAGGTAAGCTGTGTGACagctatttttttatttttaaaatttaagattaGCAGTGGCAAAATAAGCTTCTAAAATTTTCTGGCACTCCAAATTATCGTTGAAGGCTGGGACATGGATGAGATTTGTTTCTCAGGACACCTCCCAGAACTCAGAAAAGTGGCAATTCTTTCATGATATCAGATGTTTGTTGCAAACGTGAATGGTGTCACCTTcaatttttggatttgattgatgtacttTGGGGAATTGTACCTTGTTTTGGTGTTTGTATAAATATCCAAAGTGATATATGAAAGTCTtagacttttttttttcctgaatGACTCCTCCATCCACCAATTGTACTTGGTGTCTTGCACCTTTTTAGTTTATTGGAGAATCACAGAGTTGTTCCTCCAAAACAAACATCGAAATTGGCTCCTCACTTCTAAAAATGTTAAATTCACTTTGTGTAGATATTTGGCTTTGCTTAATTGTTCAGTGCATGTGATTCTTACTTACACACAAGCAAATGACTGTGGTTACCTGAATGTTTAAAAATTGCTGTAGTTGTATGAGTTAAATTGAAGCAGTCATAGTTTATGTTGGGAACTTTTTCATCTAAATATGTAAATTTTAGCCCAGTGAATGTTTTATGTTCTAGTTTACCAACCTAGATATTTTTCCCTTGAGTTGATCCTTGAGATACATCCACTCTAGGCTGCAAGTAAAAAAGTCTTTTAAGGTCTATTATCAATATTAAGAAAGGATAGAGCTCTAAATTTTCTACTCGTTAATTATTGATCTTTCAAGGTTGATAGAttgaatttttctttatttttagtcatatGGTGATGATGGTTATTTCTACTCAATTTCCAAACTTATCTGTTTTGGATATtgttaaaatttaatttgtcTCTACAATTAGAGCATGTCAACGTGGATTTTGCAATTTACCAATGTAGACATAAAGTAGTAGCTCAAGCTTTATGCTCAGAAGAATGTGATCGACCATAACCAAAACTGACAGTTGTCTCTTTTGTTCATCCTTAAATGAAAGTTGCTTAAATCAGATAAAATAGATATCTACAATGGGACTAGTAATTAATCCATAGCTACTTATCATTGTTCTGCCAATATTAACTCGTCTGATTTCAGGATGAAAATGGAATCAAGACCGTTAATGAGTACGTCTATGAACGCAAGATTGGTGGTGGCAGCTATGGAAAAGTGGTGAGCTTAATGGTACAGATATCTCGCTTTCTAGTTTTCTGTCTGGAATACCCCATGTAATCTTTTTGCCCTGTGTTGTATAATATGCAGGTTCTCTACCGAAGTAATATAGATGGCAAAAATTATGCTATAAAGGTGATGTCTTGTTTCTTGGTTGCTTGGTTATTTACTTATTTAGATATTTACATAAGGAGTTTCTAAATTCTCATACGCTCTTTTCAAAACTTCTTTCGAGTAATTCTCTTATTGAACTTTTTCCTGCTGGGGTCTGCTTTAAATCCTATCACACCCATAAATATATTAGATGCAGCCTTTTAATGTGGATATCTCACTCTAATCTGTTGATCAGCTGACAGCTTTCATTTGCGCATCTACATTATGAGCCAGTTTGGATTTCATTGacttttttgtaaaaaaaaattcttttttaaGCTCTAATTTTAGGCTTTTGAAAAAATCTCTAAATTTGActtaaaaagcacttttttaagcaCTTAAATGACCATCCAAACACcttacaaacaaaaaaaaaaacattttttttaaaaaaaagtgctTTTCTGGTTTGTCTTTTGATACCTAACGGGGCCTATAATTTCTAATACGATGACAGAGAGCTAGATTTTtctgtgttttaaaaaatattttgttggtTCTCCGGATTATATAACAAGAACCCATGTAAGAATGAAGTTATTAGAAATGATAGCTTCACATGATATCAGttattctttttttcttttgtggCAGTCCTTTCATAAGTCTTATTTGTTGAAGATACGAGTCACACCTTCAGAAACGGCCATGTCTGATGTTCTTCGTGAGGTAATGATAATTTCTTCTTGTATGTCATCTTTTCAGGTGGTTGCAAGCTTGTTGCTTCATTTGCACTAAGTTTATTTCCAGTGTACCCATAATCTAGATGTGTTTTTGGCTTTCTGACCTGTCATGTAGTGTCAAGTGTGCTATGACCATTAGTTTGCAAAATATCCTCCCGCCATACCTGTctaaaattttcttataaaaCCAATTGTGAGTTGCCTACAGCCTACATCACTTGATCATCtccactttattttttttattttaaaacaaatattatttaatttcagACGCCATGTGCATCCATCTTTCTGAGAATGCTTAATCAATTTTATATCAATTGTTGGGGGTATATGACCGTTCTTATCAGCGATCCTTTGATAACCGTAGATGTACTGTTCTGTTTAAACCTATTGCAGTTCTCCTTTCCTCATGTTAGTTTTACAAAATAGATCAATGATATGTTTGCAGGTTTTAATAATGAAGTTATTGAGCCATCCCAATATCGTCAATCTAATTGAAGTCATCAATGACCCTACAAGTGATCACTTCTATATGGGTATTCTATAATCTCCCTTATTTTGTTTCTGCTCCAGCCAGTTGTGGCTTTGTTTACATCAAAGCTACTTTTGTTCAGTTCTTGAATATGTGGAAGGCAAATGGGTCTTTGATGGTAGCGGTCCTGCATGTTGCCTGGGAGAAAATACTGCTCGGAAGTACTTACGTGATGTAGTTTCTGGTTTGATGTATCTCCATGCTCATGTATGATGTTTAAACTTCTGCTTTCtatttattttgttgattgaataTAGCtttgttatgttttgattttcttTCACCGTCTATGTTACTTGATCTTGCACAACAATGTATGATGCTGAGGATGTACGTGTATATTGCTTAATTTTCCCAGATTTTTACTATCACCTTAAGCTGGCTTAGAACTTTTAAAATGTCAATCTATAAATTTCCTCATGTTAAATGTTGCAGAGTTTCTAGTTCTAAACCTCATCATGCTTGTTTATGTCATTTCACCTTATTAAATTAGTACTGTGTGAAGTAAGATTGCAATTTTAGAGCTCTACATGGCCAGTCTACAGCCTATGGTAGTGTCTTTTTGAGCCATCTGAAATGACTTAGGTCATCGTTCTACTTTTATTATTTAACAAAAGCAGCCAAGTTTTATGCATCAAGCTGTGGTATTAAACAATAACATGCACAGATCTTATGTTATGGTTCACATTTTAGGCTTAAAGGAATTTAGCTGTGCTTCTTTGGTTGGTATTTGTCATATGGATCTCATTCTCGTAATTTTTGTTCCGATTTTTAGCTTTTATGGAAGGACTGAATCACGCTGCATGCTCATGAATTGTTTAAAATCGAAATGCGTTTATGATTGGTTGATATGCAACTTGACATGAGTTTCCcataaaagaaaaatattgTGAGCGTGAGTTTGTCATACTTGGTCTTTCAGTTCTGGAAAACTGATCTTAGTATTTATTTGCTCCAAATAACAGAATATAGTGCATGGGGATATCAAACcggataatttattaattactgGTTCTGGTGTCATCAAGATCGGTGATTTTAGCGTCAGTCAGGTTTTTGAGGTGAGCAATTCTTATTTGATCATGTGCAAGGGAGAACCTAAGATGTATTCTGAGACTTTTGCTTCTTAGTGCTGAAATGCGGGCATATCAACCGTGAATCACTTTACCGGAGTAACTATCTGAAATGCATGGACATATACATTCTGTCTATATTGTTTCAGAGAGCAATTTTTTACCACTACATTGCTTTCGATTATTGGCTAGGGAAATTTTTTACTTGATACATCCCAGTaggaaatttcaaatttcattgTTTGTCTTCACTTGGACACCACCTTTATTTTGGTAGTATTGTATCATTTGTATAAACTATGGCATAGTGGATTCTTGCCTGTGCACTTAATGATCGTGTCCAATTCTAGATTTCATGCAAAGAATATGTCCACATCAGAAAATTATGTTGGTATAGAGGACATTGCTTTATAGAGGACTTGAATAAAGTATTTTATACAAAATAAATTCTCGTTTGGCTTGTCCGGCATTTAACTTTCAGTATCATGAACTCAATTCACAACATTTTCATGTATAGGATGATAATGATGAGCTTCGTCGTTCTCCTGGGACTCCTGTTTTTACAGCTCCTGAGTGCTGTATAGGTGAAACTTATCGTGGAAAAGCTGCTGATACATGGGCAGTTGGAGTTACTTTATACTGTATGGTTCTCGGAAAATATCCGTTTTTGGGAGAGACCCTCCAAGATACGTATGACAAGGTGTGTATAGTTGACTCTTGCTGTTGACACTACGGCTTATAAATTCCTTCATATGCATTATTATACAAGTATATCTCCGACTCCGAGTCTCCCTGTTCTACTTTATTTCGGCAAAATATTGCTCTTTAGTAATCGATATCGAAGTTGATGCCCTCAGATCGTAAACGACCCATTGTTACTACCTGATGAAATGAGCCCTCTGTTAAAGAGTCTGCTCGAGGGCCTTCTGTGCAGAGGTCAGTCTTCCCACTCAGTTGCATTATTTATCATTGTTTTCTTAAGCATTTCTGCATTTGAAATGTACCTCAGCTCTATTTTTGCATCATCGATGAGTGAATCTGTTGTCCAGATCCTATGCAAAGAATGACTCTAGAGGATGTTGCGCAGCACGCATGGGTTGTTGGAGAAGACGGGCCGATTCTGCCATACCTGTGCTGGTGCAAACGCCATGATCTCCAGAAAAAAACGCCTGAATGTAGTGAAACAGATGGTCTCCTTTGACAGCAGTTATGTAATACCGTCATCGTCCCCTGCCCGGATAACTGAGAAAAATTGTGATGCTGAACAGAAACCGGTGTACAACGTGAAGTTCGACTCAGTAGTTGGGGTTTTCCTGGACTGGAGAGAGTTTTTACGGGGTAGAAACTGGAAATTGTACAAGACGGCTTTGATTTCCAGCTTTGGAGGAAGTGAGGATTGTTTTGGGCTGCAAATATGGGAAGGTTTCTCCTTGACTTCTGGAGTTTATTTATAGAGTATAGTTGGAGACGTTCTTTTCTAAAAGGCATCTTATCAGATTGAGCATTTAAATGTGAAATTTTAGGAATTTTGTTTAAGTTTTTGTTCTAACTtgataaaatgatttaaaatacttCATTTGTCTTGTGTAAATTACGTTacatatggatttttttttagtttttgtttttatagaGAAAACCCCAAAATATTAGAAATGTTTTATTTCTGCCTCGAATGAGAAAATCGGGTCTCAATCAttcaatattattataattattgtcATTTTGCCACACACGTACACGCACATATATTTTCCcactttaatatttattattctaAAATGTATTTTAAGAAATTGGACGTGCTATCAATGGACAATGGGATGGAATTAAAAGTCCATGTCTTGTTCTTTTATAATTCACAATTTCGAATTAAATATCTATGAGTGATaacaaaattatttataatgtgtGCTTAGAAAAATGAATAACCAAAATATTGCTATCCCAATCTCCACTCTCCCACCCTCGGCCGGCTTCCAATTCCCGGTCGGACAATTTGAAAAATTACGCTCATTTTTTAGGTTTTATTTGGAcatgtattttaaaaatatttttagtgttttataagcgaaaaaaatttaaagtacgTGCATATTTGGATAAAAagttttgcaaaatatttttgaaaactattTTTTACTAAGTGATCTTcaagtatagtttttaaaaaacacttgAAAGAttcttttaaatgtttttaacatgaaataatgGAAGACAAAATATGAACAACATGatttttaaaatgttaaaacatttttatagaattgttgtccaaacacatatttattcttaaaacaactttaaaaacattttataaaaagttttaaaaaaataattttgtaaaaaCGTTTATAAGTACGTGTCCAAACAAAACCTTAGATTTTTATTCTtctcttttttattttgtaaactAACTTTcatctaaaattttaataatttcagCCTATTAATTCTTCCATATCTTTTATTACACTTCTTCTTCTAAAAATTATTCCATATTCGTTTTCCGCTGCAGCCATCATACATACGGTTTTATGCTATTCTTGTTTAATTATCCTtttcatttattaattaatgAGTGAAGAACCGAATACCAATATTTACACTTATTAAtaatacaaaattaaaattattatcgaACAAAGTCATGAAATATTACTACGTACATCTTCTACCATCCAATTTGTTTACACTTTATTAAActtgaataaattaaaataatatcaagtAGGACCAACTTCTACTAAGATTAATTTGTATAAGCTAGATTGATATGCCTTTTTTACTTGGTATattattagtattttttttcttgAGTTTCAGAATCATCTGAATGAATAACTAAATAGATGTCAAATGAGCATGCATGCATCCGAGAACTTGGATTCAAcagaaagataaaaaaaaaattagctaaaataatgtttttttttatttaataaaatgacAATTTGCCATAAAGTGTCATCCCAACGATAGTAAAGGCATGGATACAAATAAATGTTAGACTGAATTTAAACTAATAGATAAAAATAATGTTGAAGATTTAACAAAAAAGACGATAGTACAAGTAATGTAtacttttatttaaatattttaaaatactgATACGTTCAAAGTTTATATTCTCACTTACTACCAATATGAATGATCACATTAAtcaatttaattgaaattaaaatgcATAGGATTCAACAACCACTTTTCACGTGATTCACTCATTATACTCAAAAGTATGtagggcatatatatatatcaaagaaCTCTCATGTCataacatgaaatatttttatcatatgcttgcaaatatatcatatctCTTCTACCAAAGGAATGAAATAAATAACATGCACGATCAAAGGGCTTAACATTAATTGTAACGGGACTAGTGATAAAATAGAACAAATAGCCTAAAAGGGTTTAATGGAATCAAAAATATCATGCAAGACTTTCCACAAAACAAATCATCCAATGCATCAAAATTATCATTCAATTTCAACATAACATCTAAGAATAAAATGTGTATCTCTATTACAATTTTCTCTTTCTCTTCTCTTTAATTCCTTTTAATTTCCTTTctcctctctttttttttttttttgtttttttccttttttttttgaatttcattGTTTTCCATCATTTTTTTAGACTACAATGAACAAGCATTTTTCATACTTTTTAATTGTACGCACATatgtattgttttgtttttttattaaaaaattataatccgGGTGGATATGAAATCCTGGCTAGCTCCACCATTGTCGCATGCCTAGACATGTCTCGGTTATCTGACTTCAGAAGCTTCGATCTTTGAGTTCGGAAGGCCCGATTGTCTTCAGACGATTTGATCTCACCACTTGTCAAGTCCAAATCAATCGACACATGAAGAGCACTCATGTCACACAATTCGGCTCCGAACACTGTTATATGGTCCGTTCCGGTTCACTTCTTCCAAACCAGTTTGGTTGGATCCTAACTACTCGGGTCCCTAGTCTTCCTAAACCATTTTCAGACAGTTTGGAGCTGATTTTTCACTTAGTTTTTTTATCAATAATAACTCCTTAATCatattttgcaattttaatcTTATAAAACGAAACTTGAGTTACTACATTGAACCATGAATTGGTGAATCATGTAAAATTTTTACATAAAACATCGCTAGGATCAAAGCTTGAATAACTTACACTAATTTGCACCATCTTGAATCCACCCGTTCCGATATCGTTTTTGCAAACCATGGTGTTTCTAGCTTCGGTGTACCTATCCAGTGCTATAACTAAAGGCATCGTTTagtttgagtgataggataagtaatccatagataagtaatataatataaattaaaaataaataagaaaaaatagttaatacattatttgatttgatggatagattataatttatttgatttaattgatgtaaaattattaattaataaatagataaataatatgacgaaaataaggcgaaattaattgggataagttatacatagattaataatacatcaaaccaaacaatgccgATCGTGATCACCTATTTTTATGCCCTTCACCGGCCGGTTTAAAACAAACCGTACAAACCCTCCAAAATACTATTACCGTCGAGTACGTACACTTCTTATCTACTGGgtttaaaaaatgtttttgtttctttcgagttcaatttaaaaatatttttttgattttagcTCGATAATCTTTTGTAcgtaaatttgaatttttgctcgttgaaaataacaaaaaggAATCTAcgtcaaaaataatataataaaaatcttTACAATAATTGATTTCTCCCCTTCGTATTATGGCCGTACCACTCCCCATGATTTGTGTAAAGTATAATAGACAAAAATTTTAATGCATATAGAAAGTACACACATGCATTAATATTCTTCGTAAATAATAATATCCTCATTAATTTCATGTAaatttctcatcatattatggCTACATAATTATATGCTAAAAAAGTagataattattattaaaataaatgcatATAAAA
It encodes:
- the LOC140887032 gene encoding serine/threonine-protein kinase GRIK2-like; translated protein: MFVKREKMEKITAMGCCGWFGFSFAKKSNKIRGLGDSTSCEFLLDKELEDEDDSFSNRDVTDHGNVEDCDFQSPTKRAEENLRYWQHGFICREFPVKETHGVLRSEDENGIKTVNEYVYERKIGGGSYGKVVLYRSNIDGKNYAIKSFHKSYLLKIRVTPSETAMSDVLREVLIMKLLSHPNIVNLIEVINDPTSDHFYMVLEYVEGKWVFDGSGPACCLGENTARKYLRDVVSGLMYLHAHNIVHGDIKPDNLLITGSGVIKIGDFSVSQVFEDDNDELRRSPGTPVFTAPECCIGETYRGKAADTWAVGVTLYCMVLGKYPFLGETLQDTYDKIVNDPLLLPDEMSPLLKSLLEGLLCRDPMQRMTLEDVAQHAWVVGEDGPILPYLCWCKRHDLQKKTPECSETDGLL